Part of the Zea mays cultivar B73 chromosome 4, Zm-B73-REFERENCE-NAM-5.0, whole genome shotgun sequence genome is shown below.
ACAAGTGTTAACCCCATTTTTAAGGTCAAACCGTCATGTACCGGTTGACATGTACCGGGTCATGTAGCTGTTTGATGAAATGCATAAACAAATGCTCATGACATTTTTAAGCACGAAACGTCTAGGTACCAGGTAGTTGTACCCCGTTTGATGAAATGCTAAACGAAACGAGTACTCATGGTAGATAGAGCATCCTTGGAAGACCATAGATTGTATGATTAAATCGATTGTGGAATTGTAAAGTTGCTTTGTCGAATGGTTTTGTATAATTTAGCATTCTAGGGTCATTCTAAGTTGAAAGTTTCGTAGTGTCCCAGCATTTTATTCAAAACGTGGTCACGTCATTAAAGATGTTTACCTCCTCATTTCTAAAATAAATGTACTTCTATCTCTATTCTAGAAAAATGTACTTCCAGCATTGTTTGAGAATATTGATGCGAGGACTCGAGTACTCAGGGTTGGGTGTGCCCCATGCCCCGGACCCTTGGGTCTATACTTGTGCTCTGTGGTTCGGCTATGAGCAAAATTAATAATATAACCAACTGCTCGTTTGTAGCATATCTTATAACTGATATGTATAATGGTTAGCTCTTTATAATTAATATATGGTCCATTAATCTCTCTCACACATTTTTTTGGTTATCATGTATAGTTGGTTGTTAGTTTATAACTCACTTTTactctctctcctctcttccATATCAGCATTTAGCCGCTTTATAGCCAGCTATTATACTTGCTCTGAACGCGAGGGAGTGCCCCGAGGTCTTGAGGCTCCTAGGGGGTTGTTATGGCAGGATATGATGGACATCTTATTCCTTTGTCCTAAGGTCAAGTTTGATAGAGGATTAGGCCTCTGCCCTAGCGGGAGATAGGGTAGGTTCCTAGCTCCATGATGGTTTTTATGATGGAATTCTCGAATGTGTCTTGACAAACATTTGAGGGTATAACCTTCTCTAGATGCTAACATTGGTCCCTAGAGGTTTGTCGCTGGACTGATCCTATAAACATGCTCATATTTCTTATTAGACTACTAATAAAATAGATTTCGAGTAAGCTAATGGATGACAATGAACTCTAAATTTTACAATATAAGATTTGAAGATCGAATCGGATTATTATCAGGccctatttctatttatttttgaactaaaatataTTTAGTGCCCTATCATTTTATTAAGAATTATTTCGATCGTGATCCATTATCACCCTAAATAAGCTTCGTACTCACCACATCATTGAGGGTATGCGCAAGTGATGTGACAATCACACCACACCCCCTAGGGCCATGTTCGTTTGATCCCAAAACCatagggattgagggggattggaagggattgaagaggattttgacttgtaggggatttaatccccctcaatccctatGGATTGGCACAAAACGAACATGGCCTAGGTGGGCAAGCGCAAGGGGAGGATTAAAACAGCTAGAAAAATGACCCATCCTGATCCACGGGGCAAGGCCTATGCCTTCTCTTCTCTTGCTATGACCCCGTTTGGTTagagagactaatttttagttcctGATTTTTAGTCCCGTTTAGTCCATATTTTACCAAATAGAAGGACTAAAGTAGAGACTAATTGGTTTTAGTCTCTAATCCCTCACATGagtgctaaaagagactaaaggACAACATTTACTTCAATTGCTCTTGTCTAGAAATCTGGCGCCATACACAGTAAACAAGAAAAAGAGTATTTCGGTCTTTATGTGTCGCATTTAATCTATTTAGAATTTGTTTAGTCCCTATAACTAAACAGGGTATGGACTAAGATTTAGTCtatggactaaagtttagtcatagGACTAATAGAACCAAACTAGGTCTATATCGGGCTACCATTTGGATGTTGCATGGGCTAAAATTGCCGCAGGTCTTTTTCACCGCGTCTTTGTTAATCCACGGGGAAGGAAAAAAACTCCTCTGCCCTCGCGTTTCTCGTTCCCGTCGCGTCAGTCTCGTCTCGTCCGTCTCTCTCTCAGCAGCCATGGCGCCTAGGGTTTGTGCCACCAGCGCCAGCCATGGCCGCTCACTCCATTCGTAGGAAACATGTCCCCATTCTGAGATCCATTGCTGCCCTCCATCCCCACGCGCCCACGGATCAGGAGTGGTCGTTCTCAGCCATTTACAACCGCGTTTCAGGAGCCGTATTTCGAGATCGTATAGCGAAGAATCGCTCGTTCTCAGCCACAGATCAGGAGTGATCGTTCTCAGCCACGGTGCATGGATGTAGAGTGGTCATTCACCAAAGGCCGACATACCCCTACTACCCTCCATTCCGAGATTGGCAGCAGATCAGGAGCGAACGACGTTTGTAGCCAGTCATCACTCCACTCAACGCGGTCTGCAGTCGATCAAGAGCGTAGCAGAAGTTTCAGGTAATCAACTTCTCAGTTCTTGCAGGCGTTGCACTTTGATGTCTCCATTGGTAGTAGTAAGTGTCAAAAAAGCAAATATTTCCTCTCCTCCCGCTCTTGTAGAAGCACCGAACAAGTGCATAGTAATTTAATAAAGAAGGATGCTTCAAGATTTGGTGCCCGCATTTTTTTATCTTCACAGTTTCCCGTCGCACACAACATCTGTTGATCACAATCAGTGGCGGACGCAGGACAAAAATTCAGGGTAGGCCAAAAAATCACATGATAAAATCAAGCCATACCGTAAACAACTACTGTCGCATAAAATTCAAGTTTTATATCAATACATGATACAAAATTCAAAGAAAAAACCATATAAAAAAAACAAACATACCATTAAGTTCTTGTTGACCGAGGCAATTGCATCCTTCTAGTTTTGAGTAATAAGCTCATCATCAACGGATTTGAAGATCTCTTTCTCAGTGTAGCAAACCATTAAATCATTCAACCAATCATCTTCAATCTTGTTACGCAATTCTCTCTTAATTATATTCATAGCTGAAAATGTTCTTTCAACACTTGCTGTTGACACAGGTAATAATAGGGCCAACTCAATTAGCTTGTAGACTAAAGGAAACACAACATGCTTTCCAGCCTGAACCATCTTAATAGAAAGAGATGCAATATCTTCACAAGTACTAAAAGCAGCATGCCTTCTCACATGAACAATATATGTCTCGAGTTGCTCTCTTAACATTGCACGATCAACAACTGTGAAATCTTGATCATATAACTTAGCAAGCTTAACAAGCTTCTCCAAATTGAACATAGAAAATGACTTCTTTGGATCAAGGCAAGCAAAACCAACTAGCAACTCACTTGAAACTTCACTGAACCGATGACACAACTCTGTATTGATTTTATCAAGAATAACAAAAAAATATCTCGGTGCGGTAGTAGTGAAGATTTGTGACTGTGAATCCATCTCGCCTTGATCGACCTCTAATAGGTACTTCTGCATCCATGTCTACCACAAGAATACCCTTATTAGCACATCAAGTAACTCCATGGCAAGAACAATATCAACACTCTTCCTTTGCAACATTTGAGAGAGCTAGCGGAGGGCGAAAGGAGCAGCGCCTGCAGCCTGCAgttgggggcggcggcggcggcttctcCTAGAGGCTAGAAAACCACAGGCTTCTAGAAAACCACGGCAAAGCTAACATGCCTCGATCAGGTCTCAAATGCAGTTAGCTAACGGGCCTGAAGACTCAGTTTATTTTGGCCCATCATACATTTTATTATTTATACACTTTTACAGTAAACTATATTATATATATAAGTAGTTTCAAAATTTCAGGGGGGGGCATGGCCTACTTTGCCCCCCCTGTACGTCCGCCTCTGATCACAATTGCACGAGCTTGTTGCATGAACTCAAATGACGGGGATATGTGATCATCAGAGCTGTGTTGTGCTGTGCCATCAATTTGTTTACTAGTCACTGGCGCGCGCCCTGCGCGCGTTAGAATATTTTTTCTAATTTGATTACTGCAGATGTTATATGTTTATATGAAATAGAGTTACATGAGTTGTGATCAGAGTCAACATTTTTGTTCATTACGTAGAATTAGGCTGTTATATTTACATAAATTGTTTTCAAAGAGCTGAGCAGGTCATAATATATAATTATACATATGTTGCAAAATAGACATTATGCAACTCAAAAGGTGTCTGAGTGAAAATTTAGTCCTCGGAGGATTTGATGTCCATTTCTTTTCCGATGCATATCGTCCCTTGTTTGAATATGTAAACGAATTTTAGAATTTAATAGTCAGTCTAGTATGTAATATATTCCATAGGAAAATATAAGATTTTTATTATTCTGAAATGCAGCCGGgacctttttctcttttttcctgACGGCAACATGACATGTGCAAGGACCTGGAAGTATCCAGTTGAATGTGTTGACCCTAGATGCTACGGGAAGGTTCTAGTCGCTGCTGCAGGCCGTGCGATACCTTCCCAGCCATTGACAGAATATCGAATGGCTGTAAGAATTTAAGCCGACGTGGACGCACGTATTTCCTCCTTTGCTCCCCGCTCTTTATCTATAGAATTGGCatcattatatattattattttcCTAATTTCTTGCCATGACATTTTGTCAATTCATCAGACAGCAGAATTATAAGAATCTTGGTGCAGTGGTGGACCGATTGTTGTATGACATGTACAAGAATCTGGGTTGTTTCATACTGATACTTAGGTACAACATCACGTTGACTTGTCCACAATTTAGGAATATAATTCTCACAATTTAGGAATATAATTCTGTGCATTTAATGTTTTTTGGTAATAGAAGGAAAACTATTTTTATACATCAGCAGGTCTATAGTTATTTTGGTGCAGCCAGAATTTGGTGTCGTTTCAAAGCATGGGATTGCAGACTCACCGAATTTCCTAATCCATTTTGCAATGCTTCTTCTTGTTGTAATGCTTTGCAGAATGATTAAGCTTCTGTTACATGGCTTTGATGCATGGTGAAGTGGTCTAGGTATTGCAGATTCATGAATGAAGACTACAACAATTTAATTACTTCACATAGATCCTTGCTTAATAGAACCAACGACACATAATCCTGATGAATGCCTTCTTTGAATCGGAACCCTGATGAATGTTATTGCGAGCGAATTTCTTTGTATTTGCTGTCTGCATTTGCTGCACACATATTAATCCAAGAATTGCTTACTAGAACAACAGCGACGCTTACAATTTTATGTAACTGTTTCACTTTTATGTAACTTCAGGCCTAATCTACATTTTTGGCTTCTTTGTATCGTGGCTGCTGATGGTTCTTACAAGCTGATGGCTACTGATGGTGCTTACATTTTCCGCTTCTTTGTATTTGGATTTTGAATATTGTAGTGAAGGTTCACATGAGGAACTCTTGTATGAACTTTGGAATGGTTAACTTTGGTGTACCTTGTGGCAATTAGCCTTTTATGAACTTTGGAatgttttcattcaatgcatgtaTTTATACTGAACAAAGTTTATCTTTGCTACTAATTTCATGTATTGCATCAACATTTTACAATCATTTGCTTTACCCTATTTTTTCTAATTTTCTTTGTTGGTCAGGATTTTAATCCCTGCCTCTCCCAAATGGACATCGGTTAAAATCACCCCTAGTGGATTCTAATCACCTAGTAGGACAGGGGTGTACAGGGTGGAAATTCCCTGCGGGGTATCCATGTGCATTTTGTACCCAAAGAAGCCCTGACAAAGCATATTCATATCGTGATCTAGCTGTTATTCGGCACTAATAACAATGGAGCCGAGGTAAGGATCCATTTCCTAAATTCA
Proteins encoded:
- the LOC100194148 gene encoding uncharacterized protein; this encodes MDVEWSFTKGRHTPTTLHSEIGSRSGANDVCSQSSLHSTRSAVDQERSRSFRPNLHFWLLCIVAADGSYKLMATDGAYIFRFFVFGF